Proteins from one Fragaria vesca subsp. vesca linkage group LG6, FraVesHawaii_1.0, whole genome shotgun sequence genomic window:
- the LOC101303822 gene encoding histone H2A-like, translating to METGGKFKKGAGGRKAGGPKKKPVTRSTKAGLQFPVGRIGRYLKNGRYAQRVGSGAPVYLAAVLEYLAAEVLELAGNAARDNKKNRIIPRHVLLAVRNDEELGKLLAGVTIAHGGVLPNINPVLLPKNSGKTAAKEPKSPSKATKSPKKAA from the exons ATGGAGACCGGAGGCAAGTTCAAGAAGGGCGCCGGAGGGAGGAAGGCCGGCGGTCCCAAGAAGAAGCCGGTGACCCGGTCCACCAAGGCCGGTCTGCAGTTCCCGGTCGGAAGAATCGGCCGGTACTTGAAGAACGGCCGGTATGCTCAGCGGGTCGGATCCGGAGCTCCTGTTTACCTTGCTGCTGTGCTCGAGTACCTTGCTGCTGAG GTTCTGGAATTGGCTGGAAATGCTGCAAGAGACAACAAGAAGAATCGCATTATCCCAAGGCATGTGTTATTGGCTGTGAGGAATGATGAAGAACTCGGAAAGCTGCTTGCTGGTGTGACAATTGCTCATGGTGGTGTGCTTCCCAACATCAACCCTGTGCTTCTGCCAAAGAACTCTGGCAAGACGGCTGCCAAGGAGCCCAAGTCTCCATCCAAAGCCACCAAGTCCCCTAAGAAGGCGGCTTAG
- the LOC101301506 gene encoding uncharacterized protein LOC101301506, translating to MSSFTSTTNFDNLMLQTLMGRLQIRPPTITTNSSFLSQTLEDLLYDAANLSSSDDDENKTQLAKEESKLEREIIRVILTGNTESLKPNSGQAVTIGEHHICVGFHEETGSDYRVWEWHGHIMLFDEENGYTPEYIYGNYFERLVGKARGGSSGGVRGSEEVKEEEEEEKEVVGNMGLRELIDGVEEDSGQARIVHRNINASAGSTTTTRS from the exons ATGAGCTCCTTCACCAGCACCACCAACTTCGACAACCTCATGCTCCAGACCCTCATGGGTCGCCTCCAAATCCGACCCCCAACCATTACCACCAACTCCTCCTTCCTCTCCCAAACCCTCGAAGACCTCCTCTACGACGCCGCCAACCTCTCCTCCTCCGACGACGACGAGAACAAAACCCAGCTCGCCAAAGAGGAGTCCAAGCTCGAGCGGGAGATCATCCGGGTCATCCTCACCGGCAACACCGAATCCCTCAAACCCAATTCGGGCCAGGCCGTTACGATCGGCGAGCACCACATTTGCGTCGGGTTTCACGAGGAAACGGGTTCGGATTATCGGGTCTGGGAGTGGCACGGTCATATTATGCTGTTTGATGAAGAGAATGGGTACACGCCGGAGTATATATATGGGAATTACTTTGAGAGGTTGGTTGGGAAGGCGCGTGGCGGAAGCAGCGGCGGTGTTCGTGGCAGTGAGGAGGTGAAAGAGGAAGAGGAGGAGGAGAAAGAGGTGGTTGGGAATATGGGGTTGAGGGAGTTGATTGATGGTGTGGAGGAGGATTCGGGTCAGGCTCGGATTGTTCATCGGAATATCAATGCCAGTGCCGGTTCTACAACTACTACAAG GAGTTAG
- the LOC101298436 gene encoding soluble inorganic pyrophosphatase-like isoform 1, which translates to MAPPIEATQTVTEIPQKVTEIPQKVVEASKKVTETPNKGANHYSSHPPLNERILSSMTRRSIAAHPWHDLEIGPGAPKIFNCVVEIGKGSKVKYELDKKTGLIKVDRILYSSVVYPHNYGFIPRTLCEDNDPLDCLIIMQEPVLPGCFLRAKAIGLMPMIDQGEKDDKIIAVCADDPEYRHYSDIKDLPPHRLAEIRRFFEDYKKNENKEVAVDDFLPASAAFESIQQSMDLYADYIVESLRR; encoded by the exons ATGGCTCCACCCATTGAGGCTACTCAGACAGTTACTGAGATTCCCCAAAAAGTTACTGAAATTCCTCAAAAGGTTGTTGAGGCTTCTAAGAAAGTTACCGAGACTCCCAACAAGGGTGCCAACCATTATTCCTCACATCCACCTCTTAATGAGAGGATCCTTTCTTCCATGACCAGGAGGTCTATTGCTGCACACCCTTGGCATGATCTTGAAATAG GCCCCGGAGCTCCAAAGATCTTCAACTGT GTTGTCGAAATCGGAAAAGGAAGCAAGGTGAAATATGAACTTGACAAAAAAACTGGACTTATCAAG GTTGACCGTATTCTGTACTCATCTGTTGTCTACCCCCACAACTATGGCTTCATCCCCCGTACACTTTGTGAGGACAATGATCCCTTGGATTGCTTGATTATTATGCAG GAGCCGGTTCTTCCTGGATGCTTTCTTCGGGCTAAAGCTATTGGCCTGATGCCCATGATTGATCAG GGTGAGAAAGATGACAAGATCATTGCTGTCTGTGCTGATGATCCTGAATACCGTCACTACAGTGACATCAAGGATCTGCCACCACATCGTTTGGCTGAGATCCGTCGCTTCTTTGAGGACT ACAAGAAAAATGAGAACAAGGAGGTTGCAGTCGACGACTTTCTCCCTGCATCTGCTGCCTTTGAAAGTATCCAGCAGTCAAT GGATCTTTATGCAGACTACATTGTGGAGAGCCTCAGGCGGTAG
- the LOC101302375 gene encoding uncharacterized protein LOC101302375 — protein sequence MDISSLCVKSVLGNVGCSLGLQCSANQTHRPSSFLCRDLVTNLETALDESLNIKEVREESLNGKDVGKESSLDVNNDRDVGRASKRGDISGVEKGNTCACSEGHEGKCKPKCLNKCATFPCTNLVLPPDGSSDTEEEEPETALRWLFGEEHYNQGYSRSVSLPSPLNLLSAMKGSREKEGLSTEKLTVKWAPDVYDPPVTLMSHTVKSNKQQKSRNKKNWKRDGKKGQRSNSSRGKDKKQYRKGGASERGHRSLDPREMITDTNDEFLVGSREPHSYCGSSFLKNSLTNMHYPVAEAL from the exons ATGGACATTAGCTCTCTGTGTGTTAAGTCGGTGTTGGGAAATGTAGGCTGCTCTCTAGGTTTGCAGTGCTCTGCGAACCAAACGCATCGTCCTAGCAGCTTTCTCTGCCGGGATTTGGTAACTAACCTTGAAACTGCTCTTGACGAGTCCTTGAATATCAAAGAAGTTAGAGAAGAGTCTTTGAATGGCAAAGATGTTGGAAAAGAGTCCTCCTTGGATGTTAACAATGACAGAGATGTGGGACGTGCGTCTAAAAGGGGTGACATTAGCGGCGTGGAAAAGGGAAACACATGTGCATGTTCTGAAGGACATGAGGGAAAATGCAAGCCGAAGTGCCTGAACAAGTGTGCGACCTTTCCATGTACTAATCTGGTGCTGCCACCTGATGGTTCCTCAGATACGGAAGAGGAGGAACCTGAAACAGCTCTGCGGTGGCTGTTCGGGGAGGAACATTATAACCAAGGCTATTCACGCTCGGTGTCTTTGCCT TCTCCTTTGAACCTTCTTTCTGCTATGAAAGGCAGTAGAGAGAAAGAGGGTTTATCTACTGAGAAACTCACTGTCAAATGGGCCCCTGATGTGTATGATCCTCCGGTTACGTTGATGTCGCACACAGTTAAAAGCAACAAACAGCAGAAGTCTAGAAACAAGAAAAACTGGAAGAGAGATGGAAAGAAGGGGCAAAGGAGCAACTCTTCACGTGGAAAGGACAAGAAGCAATATCGTAAAGGTGGTGCTTCTGAGAGGGGTCACAGATCTCTGGATCCCCGCGAAATGATAACAGACACTAATGATGAATTTCTTGTTGGTAGCCGAGAACCACATTCTTATTGTGGGAGTTCCTTTTTGAAAAATTCACTCACCAACATGCATTACCCAGTTGCAGAAGCTTTGTGA
- the LOC101298436 gene encoding soluble inorganic pyrophosphatase-like isoform 2, with product MAPPIEATQTGANHYSSHPPLNERILSSMTRRSIAAHPWHDLEIGPGAPKIFNCVVEIGKGSKVKYELDKKTGLIKVDRILYSSVVYPHNYGFIPRTLCEDNDPLDCLIIMQEPVLPGCFLRAKAIGLMPMIDQGEKDDKIIAVCADDPEYRHYSDIKDLPPHRLAEIRRFFEDYKKNENKEVAVDDFLPASAAFESIQQSMDLYADYIVESLRR from the exons ATGGCTCCACCCATTGAGGCTACTCAGACA GGTGCCAACCATTATTCCTCACATCCACCTCTTAATGAGAGGATCCTTTCTTCCATGACCAGGAGGTCTATTGCTGCACACCCTTGGCATGATCTTGAAATAG GCCCCGGAGCTCCAAAGATCTTCAACTGT GTTGTCGAAATCGGAAAAGGAAGCAAGGTGAAATATGAACTTGACAAAAAAACTGGACTTATCAAG GTTGACCGTATTCTGTACTCATCTGTTGTCTACCCCCACAACTATGGCTTCATCCCCCGTACACTTTGTGAGGACAATGATCCCTTGGATTGCTTGATTATTATGCAG GAGCCGGTTCTTCCTGGATGCTTTCTTCGGGCTAAAGCTATTGGCCTGATGCCCATGATTGATCAG GGTGAGAAAGATGACAAGATCATTGCTGTCTGTGCTGATGATCCTGAATACCGTCACTACAGTGACATCAAGGATCTGCCACCACATCGTTTGGCTGAGATCCGTCGCTTCTTTGAGGACT ACAAGAAAAATGAGAACAAGGAGGTTGCAGTCGACGACTTTCTCCCTGCATCTGCTGCCTTTGAAAGTATCCAGCAGTCAAT GGATCTTTATGCAGACTACATTGTGGAGAGCCTCAGGCGGTAG
- the LOC101308394 gene encoding histone H2B-like: MAPTKAEKKPVAEKSPAAEKKIPKEGGVEVKKKKKVKKSTETYKIYIFKVLKQVHPDIGISSKAMGIMNSFINDIFEKLAQEASRLARYNKKPTITSREIQTAVRLVLPGELAKHAVSEGTKAVTKFTSC, from the coding sequence ATGGCTCCGACGAAGGCCGAAAAGAAGCCGGTGGCGGAGAAGTCCCCGGCGGCGGAGAAGAAGATCCCCAAGGAGGGCGGCGTGGAGGTGAAGAAGAAGAAGAAGGTGAAGAAGAGCACGGAGACGTATAAGATCTACATATTCAAGGTCTTGAAGCAGGTGCATCCGGACATTGGGATCTCAAGCAAGGCCATGGGGATCATGAACAGTTTTATCAATGATATATTCGAGAAGCTGGCGCAGGAGGCGTCGAGGTTGGCTAGGTATAACAAGAAGCCGACGATTACGTCGAGGGAGATCCAGACTGCTGTTAGGTTGGTGCTGCCGGGAGAGCTGGCCAAGCATGCAGTCTCTGAGGGAACCAAGGCCGTCACCAAGTTTACGAGTTGTTGA